The Clostridium septicum genome contains a region encoding:
- a CDS encoding Fe(3+) ABC transporter substrate-binding protein, with translation MIGVISLGILAGCGKEELSDKSNSGVLNLYTSRHYDTDDALYEEFTKETGVKINVVKGEPDALLERLEREGKDTEADLLITADAGRLYAAKEKKLLQPVESKVVDENIPSNLRDKDNEWFGLAVRARVLVYSKERVNPEELSTYEELIDSKWSGKILTRSSTNIYNQSLVASMIAINGEEATEKWAKELVKNFARDPKGSDRDQAKAVAAGEGDIAIMNTYYVGKLIDSKDSEEVKVGEKVGVFFPNQNTTGTHVNVSAIGLTKYSKNKENAIKFIEFLTSEKAQKQFAETNFEYPANPKVESAELLKSWGEFKPQDINLSALGEYNAKAVEIMNKVGWK, from the coding sequence ATGATTGGGGTAATATCTTTAGGGATATTAGCTGGATGTGGAAAGGAAGAATTATCAGATAAGTCAAATTCAGGAGTTTTAAATCTATATACAAGTAGACATTATGATACTGATGATGCTTTATATGAAGAGTTCACTAAGGAGACTGGAGTTAAAATAAATGTAGTTAAAGGGGAACCAGATGCTCTTCTAGAAAGGTTAGAAAGAGAAGGTAAGGATACTGAGGCAGATTTATTAATAACAGCTGATGCAGGTAGATTATATGCTGCTAAAGAAAAAAAGCTTTTACAACCAGTTGAGTCAAAAGTTGTAGATGAAAATATTCCATCAAATTTAAGAGATAAAGATAATGAATGGTTTGGTTTGGCAGTTAGAGCAAGAGTCTTAGTTTATTCTAAAGAAAGAGTAAACCCAGAAGAATTATCAACTTATGAAGAATTAATTGACTCTAAATGGTCAGGCAAAATATTAACTAGATCATCTACTAATATATACAATCAATCATTAGTTGCATCTATGATAGCAATAAACGGAGAAGAAGCTACTGAAAAATGGGCTAAAGAATTAGTTAAAAACTTTGCTAGAGATCCAAAAGGAAGTGATAGAGATCAAGCTAAGGCTGTAGCTGCAGGTGAAGGTGATATTGCAATAATGAATACATATTATGTAGGAAAATTAATAGATTCTAAAGATTCAGAAGAAGTTAAAGTAGGAGAAAAGGTAGGCGTATTTTTCCCAAATCAAAATACTACAGGTACTCATGTAAATGTTAGTGCGATAGGTTTAACTAAATATAGTAAAAATAAGGAAAATGCAATTAAGTTTATAGAGTTTTTAACTTCTGAAAAAGCTCAAAAACAATTTGCTGAAACTAATTTCGAATATCCTGCAAATCCTAAAGTTGAATCTGCAGAACTTTTAAAATCATGGGGAGAATTTAAGCCACAAGATATAAATTTATCAGCTCTTGGAGAATATAATGCTAAAGCAGTTGAAATAATGAATAAAGTTGGATGGAAATAA
- a CDS encoding NUDIX hydrolase, which yields MINKLKIIFNKFDPYINGWEYMKRASVAIIILEENGEENVIFQVRSKKMKSQPGDISFTGGKIDKDETPKEAIVREIWEEIGLDINDFDIITELDTLVTHYGLIIHPFIVYIKNMNNIKINKSEVDHIFSVPLKFLYENKPTIINNEILIKRNEKFPFELINNGENYKFKNGIYPSLFYIYNEYVIWGITAKILENFIKELNKKNYFK from the coding sequence ATGATAAATAAATTAAAAATTATATTTAATAAATTTGATCCGTATATAAATGGTTGGGAATACATGAAAAGAGCATCAGTTGCAATTATAATACTTGAAGAAAATGGAGAAGAAAATGTTATTTTTCAAGTAAGATCAAAGAAAATGAAAAGTCAACCAGGAGATATATCTTTTACAGGCGGTAAAATAGACAAAGATGAAACGCCTAAAGAAGCCATTGTTAGGGAGATTTGGGAAGAAATTGGGTTAGATATTAATGATTTTGATATAATAACTGAATTAGATACATTAGTAACTCACTACGGATTAATAATACATCCATTTATAGTATATATAAAAAATATGAATAATATAAAAATAAACAAAAGTGAAGTAGATCATATATTTTCAGTACCTCTTAAATTTTTATATGAAAATAAGCCTACGATAATTAATAATGAAATATTAATAAAAAGAAATGAAAAATTTCCATTTGAATTAATAAATAATGGAGAAAATTATAAATTTAAAAATGGAATTTATCCATCATTATTTTATATATATAATGAATATGTTATCTGGGGGATAACAGCTAAAATACTAGAAAACTTTATAAAAGAGCTAAATAAAAAAAATTATTTTAAATAA
- a CDS encoding cation:dicarboxylate symporter family transporter, translating into MGNVKKLGPVGFKTFTFYISTTCIAITIAIFIAFLINPGIGLDLFHLVSETPIISSSKSFTEILIGIIPSNPFKSMVEGKMLQIIFFSILLGLSICLASEKTSPVKNL; encoded by the coding sequence ATGGGAAATGTAAAAAAATTAGGTCCAGTTGGATTTAAAACTTTTACATTTTATATTTCTACAACATGTATAGCTATTACCATTGCTATATTTATTGCATTTTTAATAAATCCTGGTATTGGTCTTGATTTATTCCATCTAGTTTCTGAAACTCCTATTATTTCTAGCTCAAAATCCTTTACTGAGATTTTAATTGGAATAATTCCTTCTAATCCATTTAAATCAATGGTTGAAGGAAAAATGCTTCAAATTATATTTTTTTCAATATTGCTAGGACTTTCAATTTGCTTAGCCTCTGAAAAAACTTCTCCTGTAAAAAATTTATAA
- a CDS encoding LTA synthase family protein has protein sequence MKKFNIKVLKQQNMFLLTFIFLLLKNILFLGLVTTSGGELKINIFSLSFFSAFILIFMSFGYFLKEKPQKIYYILINLIISLFLIFDIWYFRATNGFLGLKLIFFNDLINPFNKSLINFNLIDSLFLIDIISIIILIKNKTINFSARRSYIKGILILSLSFLVIFGFNRAFDIKDLSDGEISFFKTEWAQYITMNNLGPIGFHVYEADNTLKKLFTKENKEDKEQIESWLKYNNENLPDNNYKGMLKGKNVVFLQIESLENFVIGKEIFGQPITPNLNRLIENSLYFNNIYEQNNGANSIDCDVLINASTFTLGDCITALDYPETKYNSFPAVLGENGYHTFSTHIEKGSDWGFGELHKNGFGFKEIWDIREYKKDEYAGFGLSDRTTLTQFYNKLATLKQPFYGVISTLTSHGPFDIQDEYRSLSLPKWLDENYLGGYFQSINYTDKQIGMFISLLEESGLMENTVVVIYGDHGGVHKYYNDKIQDLPLEGDWWRSYEKKIPFIIYSKNNKGETFNVNGGHVDIAPTLLYLLGIDDKYYKEKLMGRVLVNTNRNATVIKGNEIKGTPKDEKEEEHLKNAYKIGEKIIKGRYFN, from the coding sequence ATGAAAAAATTTAACATTAAAGTATTAAAGCAACAAAATATGTTTTTATTAACCTTTATATTTTTATTATTGAAAAATATATTATTTTTAGGGTTAGTAACAACATCAGGAGGAGAATTGAAAATTAATATTTTTAGCCTAAGTTTTTTTAGTGCATTTATATTAATTTTTATGTCATTTGGCTATTTTTTAAAAGAAAAACCACAAAAAATATATTATATTTTAATAAACTTAATAATAAGTTTATTTTTAATATTTGATATATGGTATTTTAGAGCAACAAATGGATTTTTAGGATTAAAATTAATATTTTTTAATGATTTAATAAATCCATTTAATAAAAGCTTAATTAATTTTAACTTAATAGATAGTTTATTTTTAATAGATATTATTAGTATTATAATTTTAATAAAAAATAAAACTATAAATTTTTCAGCAAGAAGAAGTTACATTAAAGGTATTTTAATATTGAGCCTATCATTTTTGGTTATATTTGGTTTTAATAGGGCTTTTGATATAAAAGATTTATCAGATGGAGAAATTAGCTTTTTTAAAACTGAATGGGCACAATATATAACTATGAATAATTTAGGACCGATAGGATTTCATGTTTATGAAGCTGATAACACTTTAAAAAAATTATTTACAAAAGAAAATAAAGAGGATAAAGAACAAATAGAAAGCTGGTTAAAATATAATAATGAAAATTTACCTGATAACAATTATAAAGGAATGCTTAAAGGAAAAAACGTTGTATTTTTACAAATTGAATCATTAGAAAACTTTGTTATTGGTAAAGAAATATTTGGACAACCTATAACGCCTAATTTAAATAGACTTATAGAGAATTCATTATATTTTAATAATATATATGAACAAAACAATGGTGCAAATAGTATAGATTGCGATGTTTTAATTAATGCTTCTACATTTACATTAGGAGATTGTATAACAGCTCTTGATTATCCAGAAACAAAATACAATTCTTTTCCAGCAGTTTTAGGTGAAAATGGATATCATACTTTTTCAACTCATATAGAAAAAGGGTCTGATTGGGGATTTGGTGAGCTTCATAAAAACGGATTTGGTTTTAAAGAAATATGGGATATTCGAGAATATAAAAAGGATGAATATGCAGGTTTTGGTTTGTCAGATAGAACTACATTAACACAGTTTTATAACAAATTAGCTACATTAAAACAACCATTTTATGGTGTAATCAGCACCTTAACAAGTCATGGACCTTTTGATATACAAGATGAGTATAGAAGTTTATCATTACCTAAATGGTTAGATGAAAATTATCTTGGAGGATATTTTCAAAGTATAAATTATACAGATAAGCAAATAGGTATGTTTATTTCACTTTTAGAAGAAAGTGGTTTAATGGAAAATACAGTTGTTGTAATTTATGGAGACCACGGTGGCGTTCATAAATATTATAATGATAAAATTCAAGATTTACCTTTAGAAGGAGATTGGTGGAGAAGTTATGAAAAGAAAATCCCATTTATTATTTATTCTAAGAACAATAAAGGTGAAACTTTTAATGTAAATGGAGGACATGTAGATATAGCTCCAACTTTATTATATTTATTAGGAATTGATGATAAATATTATAAAGAAAAATTAATGGGAAGAGTTCTTGTAAACACTAATAGAAATGCAACTGTAATTAAGGGAAATGAAATAAAGGGTACTCCAAAAGATGAAAAAGAAGAAGAACATTTAAAAAATGCCTATAAAATTGGAGAAAAAATAATAAAAGGTAGATATTTTAATTAA
- a CDS encoding AI-2E family transporter — MLEKLKLESKYIRYGLYIILAILLLFLGYKIIDNGSYLIDITKSNIYNFFRMISPIFYAFLISYLLFKPVVFFQNLISKLYSSITKRKINDRIYKISRVLGIIIMFVIISISIALVINFVIPPIVENIKILLSKLPEYQTQMKIWIEEIVGFFNKNNMDIQATGELATGVTDKLFLVGNKTLAFIANSVTTLSSLILDLILTIILTFYFLKDKEVLFKNFKKIRDVVMPKKFGRALTIFVNDIDEIVGKFLVAEILDSVIVGVVSTILMLLIRHPFYILIGCVAGLTNIIPYVGPIIGAALAFGLGIFSSLGLGVSGAILLLLYQQIDGNFVQPKIVGDKVGLIPVWILIAVLIGGSYFGAIGMILSIPVAGLIRIYFNRYAKYKNII, encoded by the coding sequence GTGTTAGAAAAACTAAAATTAGAAAGTAAATATATAAGATATGGATTATATATAATTTTAGCAATATTATTACTTTTTTTAGGCTATAAAATAATAGATAATGGAAGTTATTTAATAGATATTACAAAATCTAATATATATAATTTTTTTAGAATGATTTCGCCGATTTTTTATGCTTTTCTTATCTCATATTTATTATTTAAGCCAGTAGTATTTTTTCAAAATTTAATATCAAAATTATATAGTAGCATTACAAAAAGGAAAATTAACGATAGAATTTATAAAATCTCTAGAGTTTTAGGAATAATTATAATGTTTGTAATTATTAGTATATCTATAGCTTTAGTTATAAATTTTGTAATACCTCCAATAGTTGAAAATATAAAAATACTACTTAGTAAACTACCAGAATATCAAACACAAATGAAAATATGGATTGAAGAAATAGTAGGATTTTTTAATAAAAATAATATGGATATACAAGCTACAGGTGAACTAGCTACAGGCGTTACAGATAAATTATTTTTAGTTGGAAATAAAACACTAGCTTTTATTGCAAATAGTGTAACTACTCTTAGTTCCTTAATATTAGATCTAATATTAACTATTATACTTACATTTTATTTTCTTAAAGATAAGGAAGTTCTTTTTAAAAACTTTAAAAAAATTAGAGATGTAGTTATGCCAAAAAAATTTGGTAGGGCATTAACTATTTTCGTTAATGATATAGATGAAATCGTAGGTAAATTTTTAGTTGCAGAAATATTAGACTCTGTAATAGTAGGGGTAGTTTCAACTATACTGATGTTACTTATAAGACATCCTTTTTATATTTTAATTGGATGTGTTGCCGGACTTACAAATATAATACCATATGTAGGACCAATTATAGGAGCTGCTTTAGCTTTTGGACTTGGAATATTTAGTAGTTTAGGACTTGGAGTAAGTGGAGCTATTTTACTTCTTTTATATCAGCAAATAGATGGTAACTTTGTTCAACCAAAAATAGTAGGAGATAAAGTAGGATTAATACCTGTTTGGATATTAATTGCAGTACTAATTGGAGGAAGTTATTTTGGCGCTATAGGAATGATTTTATCTATACCAGTAGCTGGTTTAATTAGGATTTATTTTAATAGATATGCAAAGTATAAAAATATAATATGA
- the scfB gene encoding thioether cross-link-forming SCIFF peptide maturase has product MALIHKFKQGENFFILDVNTGAVHIVDELVYDLVDEDKMRNKEELIAEFSKKYGEDVISEAYDEIMELIDEDILYSKDQYEDIAHSSMDDRDYIKAVCLNIIHGCNLRCKYCFADEGEYNGNKGVMSLETAKKAIDYVVKRSGPRKNIEIDLFGGEPTMIMDTIKGIIKYARENEKSWKKNIRFTMTTNATLLNDDMMDFMDKEMGNIILSLDGRKCVNDNVRIKIDGSGSYDDIIPNIKKMIKKRTEGKTYYVRGTFTRANTDFYEDVMAMINEGFREISIEPVVLENGHPLALREEDLEEIFENYDKLYDEMSRRKKENNDVFNFYHFNISLNGGPCVYKRISGCGAGFEYVAITPQGDVYPCHQFVGKDEFKLGTIYDDTYNTSLGKEFKKAHIYNKPKCKECWARFYCSGGCQANNFNFNGDMKIPYEIGCKMQKKRIECAIALKAE; this is encoded by the coding sequence ATGGCGTTAATTCATAAATTCAAACAAGGAGAAAATTTCTTCATTTTAGATGTAAATACAGGTGCTGTTCATATAGTTGATGAATTAGTATATGATTTAGTTGATGAAGATAAAATGAGAAATAAGGAAGAACTTATCGCTGAATTTAGTAAAAAGTATGGAGAAGATGTTATTTCAGAAGCTTATGATGAAATAATGGAACTTATAGATGAAGACATCCTTTATTCAAAGGATCAGTATGAAGATATAGCTCACAGTTCAATGGATGATAGAGATTACATAAAAGCTGTATGTTTAAATATAATTCATGGATGTAATTTAAGATGTAAATATTGCTTTGCAGATGAAGGAGAATATAACGGAAATAAAGGTGTTATGTCTCTTGAAACTGCTAAAAAAGCAATAGATTATGTAGTAAAAAGAAGTGGTCCAAGAAAAAATATAGAAATTGATCTTTTTGGTGGAGAGCCAACTATGATAATGGATACAATTAAAGGTATCATAAAATATGCAAGAGAAAACGAAAAATCTTGGAAAAAAAATATTAGATTTACAATGACAACAAATGCTACTCTTTTAAATGATGATATGATGGATTTCATGGATAAAGAAATGGGTAACATAATACTTTCATTAGATGGAAGAAAGTGTGTAAATGATAATGTTAGAATTAAAATAGATGGCAGTGGATCATATGATGATATTATTCCAAATATAAAGAAAATGATTAAAAAGAGAACAGAAGGTAAAACCTATTATGTAAGAGGGACATTTACTAGAGCTAATACTGATTTTTATGAAGATGTAATGGCTATGATTAATGAAGGCTTTAGAGAAATTTCTATAGAACCTGTTGTTTTAGAAAATGGACATCCCCTTGCTTTAAGAGAAGAGGACTTAGAAGAAATATTTGAAAATTATGATAAACTATATGATGAAATGTCTAGAAGAAAGAAAGAAAATAATGATGTGTTTAATTTCTATCATTTCAACATAAGCCTAAATGGTGGACCATGTGTTTATAAAAGAATTTCAGGGTGTGGTGCAGGATTTGAGTATGTTGCAATAACACCACAAGGTGATGTTTATCCATGTCATCAATTTGTAGGAAAAGATGAATTCAAACTTGGTACTATATACGATGATACTTATAACACAAGCCTTGGAAAAGAATTTAAAAAAGCTCATATATATAATAAACCTAAATGTAAAGAGTGTTGGGCTAGATTCTATTGTAGTGGTGGATGTCAAGCTAATAACTTTAATTTTAACGGAGATATGAAGATACCATATGAAATTGGTTGTAAAATGCAAAAGAAAAGAATTGAGTGTGCTATTGCATTAAAAGCTGAATAA
- a CDS encoding 3'-5' exonuclease, which translates to MSYIVFDLEFNQCYDPTDENKIITNSLCPFEIIQIGAIKLDEYLNNINYFDRLIKPTVYPYIHPFVRELTGIKDEDLIKSDDFSIIIKNFFEFAKSKDSIFIVWGTTDIKEIVRNMKFHKINIDSLEIRYIDLQKIISKKLKCPKGIKIGLSKALEIYNIELDKDLHNAFNDAYYTAEVFKKVYNSNIKPSIYNFKIYNSKSTSNKLNIDYDKLFSQFEKMYSKSLTTTEKEMIKLAYIMGKTNQFKK; encoded by the coding sequence ATGTCTTATATTGTATTTGATTTAGAATTTAACCAATGCTATGACCCAACAGATGAAAATAAAATAATTACAAATTCTTTATGTCCATTTGAAATAATTCAGATAGGCGCTATAAAGTTAGATGAATATTTAAACAACATTAACTACTTTGATAGGCTAATTAAACCTACTGTTTATCCCTACATTCATCCATTTGTAAGAGAGCTTACTGGAATTAAAGATGAAGACTTAATTAAATCTGATGATTTTAGCATAATTATAAAAAATTTTTTTGAGTTTGCTAAATCAAAGGATAGTATTTTTATAGTATGGGGAACTACTGATATTAAAGAAATTGTTAGAAATATGAAATTTCATAAAATAAATATAGATTCATTAGAAATTAGATATATAGATTTACAAAAAATTATTTCAAAGAAACTTAAGTGCCCTAAAGGAATCAAAATAGGTCTTAGTAAAGCACTAGAAATTTATAATATTGAATTAGATAAAGATTTACATAATGCTTTTAATGATGCTTACTATACTGCTGAAGTCTTTAAAAAAGTGTATAATTCTAATATTAAACCATCAATTTATAATTTTAAAATATATAATAGTAAGTCAACTTCTAACAAATTAAATATTGATTATGATAAATTATTTAGTCAATTTGAAAAAATGTATAGTAAATCTTTAACTACTACTGAAAAAGAAATGATTAAATTAGCTTATATTATGGGAAAAACTAATCAATTTAAAAAATAA
- a CDS encoding MFS transporter, translated as MKKYFNLTTYIVFGVASVLTTFYFPYLNQHVGLSLTQVGGVVSVGALFTLIAQPILSNQFSKVKNRNRFILIYLAFVFFAIIGLIVINKDLAIIFAPIYGGVLAPITGIFEIYIEDLCVKKGYEFSDIRKWGSIGYGCIVLLGGGIIAKFGYRILHILALSMIIIMALIIIFKFENTEIKIENLSKVGFKDLIKDKNIVLLALIVFLSIGSYTGLDFAYSSYLVDVTKNIDLANKIYSGSIGFRVFIEFLSFMLVTKYLSKANSKKCIMMAFTIASIKIMLFSTGVLPLIVLGDQLHGVMYSLYLTFIFKYLREVTDEKIVPSAFAILSVLSSGGANFIYPAIYSFVQEKFGYGLMYLLGFILIILAIVLTYTLLPKGKMNKTSNNDLNI; from the coding sequence TTGAAGAAATATTTTAATTTAACAACCTATATTGTGTTTGGGGTTGCTAGTGTATTAACAACATTTTATTTCCCTTATCTAAATCAACATGTAGGATTGTCTTTAACACAGGTTGGTGGGGTAGTTTCTGTAGGAGCATTATTTACATTAATTGCACAACCAATTTTATCAAATCAATTTTCCAAGGTTAAAAATAGAAATAGATTTATTTTAATATATTTAGCTTTTGTGTTTTTTGCAATAATAGGGTTAATTGTTATAAATAAAGATTTAGCTATTATATTTGCACCTATCTATGGAGGAGTCCTAGCTCCAATAACAGGTATATTTGAAATATATATAGAAGATTTATGTGTTAAAAAGGGATATGAGTTTTCTGATATTAGAAAATGGGGTTCAATAGGATATGGTTGTATTGTTTTATTAGGAGGAGGAATAATAGCCAAATTTGGTTATAGAATACTTCACATTTTGGCATTATCAATGATAATTATAATGGCATTAATTATCATATTTAAGTTTGAAAATACAGAAATAAAAATAGAAAACTTATCAAAAGTTGGATTTAAAGACTTAATTAAAGATAAAAATATAGTACTTTTAGCCCTAATAGTATTTTTAAGTATTGGTAGTTATACAGGGTTAGACTTTGCTTATTCATCATATTTAGTAGACGTAACTAAGAACATTGATTTAGCTAATAAGATATATAGTGGGTCTATAGGGTTTAGAGTTTTTATAGAGTTCTTATCTTTTATGCTTGTTACTAAATATTTATCAAAAGCTAATAGTAAAAAGTGTATAATGATGGCATTTACAATAGCTTCAATTAAAATAATGTTATTTTCAACAGGTGTACTTCCGCTTATAGTACTAGGAGACCAGTTACATGGAGTTATGTATAGTTTATATTTAACGTTTATCTTTAAGTATTTAAGAGAAGTAACAGATGAAAAGATAGTGCCTAGTGCTTTTGCTATATTATCAGTTTTAAGTAGTGGAGGAGCCAATTTTATATATCCAGCTATATATAGTTTTGTACAAGAAAAATTTGGATACGGCTTAATGTATTTATTAGGATTTATATTAATTATTCTTGCAATAGTATTAACATATACGTTACTTCCTAAAGGAAAAATGAATAAAACCTCTAATAATGATTTAAATATATAA
- a CDS encoding ABC transporter ATP-binding protein, whose translation MQVKIKDLSFKYDNSKDMIIDKFSLNIEKGEIVAILGASGCGKSTILRLIAGLEEPYSGEIILGNKIVVTDEKFVSPEDREVGMVFQDYALFPHLNVYENIKFGLHKISKKEQKEIVENMIKLVNLEGYENRYPYELSGGQQQRVALARALAPKPVIILMDEPFSNLDSHLRGKIREELKEIIKKSKTTCIFVTHDIEDVKAISDRVVKV comes from the coding sequence GTGCAAGTTAAGATAAAAGATTTAAGTTTTAAGTATGATAACTCTAAAGATATGATTATAGATAAATTTTCATTAAATATAGAAAAAGGTGAGATAGTAGCTATTTTAGGAGCTAGTGGATGTGGAAAAAGCACTATTTTACGTTTAATTGCAGGACTTGAAGAGCCTTATAGCGGAGAAATTATACTTGGTAACAAAATAGTAGTTACTGATGAAAAGTTTGTATCTCCAGAAGATAGAGAGGTTGGAATGGTATTTCAAGACTATGCATTATTTCCACATTTAAATGTTTATGAAAACATAAAGTTTGGCTTACATAAAATTTCTAAAAAGGAACAAAAGGAAATAGTTGAAAATATGATTAAACTTGTGAATTTAGAGGGGTATGAAAATAGATATCCTTATGAATTATCAGGTGGCCAACAACAAAGAGTAGCTTTAGCGAGAGCATTAGCTCCAAAACCAGTAATAATTTTAATGGATGAACCTTTCAGTAATTTAGATAGTCATTTAAGAGGAAAAATAAGAGAAGAACTTAAAGAAATAATAAAAAAATCAAAAACTACTTGCATTTTTGTTACTCATGATATTGAAGATGTAAAAGCTATAAGTGATAGAGTAGTTAAAGTATAA
- the scfA gene encoding six-cysteine ranthipeptide SCIFF, translating to MKHIKTVNKTNIKNSLAKPGCKECANSCQSACKTSCTVANLECEN from the coding sequence ATGAAACATATAAAAACAGTAAATAAGACAAATATTAAAAATAGTTTAGCTAAACCTGGATGTAAAGAATGTGCAAACTCATGCCAATCAGCGTGTAAGACTTCATGTACAGTTGCAAACTTAGAATGTGAAAACTAA
- a CDS encoding ABC transporter permease yields MNIKKLKRGFKKDFNIWALLSTLGVVLILAPTLDVLLKIFEEPNENWYHVKEFLLKDYTINSLKIAFFTAIFTLILGVVLAWLISMYDFPFRKFFSLSLVLPIAIPGYIAAYTYAGIFSYTGIIQKTLRNNFSIFLDPKYFDIMSLKGAVFIFTFFLFPYVYITTKAFLENQSSALIENARMLGHNSFSIFTKIILPISRPSIIAGVSLVILEVFSDYGVVNYFGVSTFSTAIFKTWYGMGDIDTAVKLSGILMIFVVAIFIFENILRGRRKYSSSNSKVRPLKRQKLSGKKALIAFLSCFIVFLISFLIPVLQLISWAIFSYKNVLNHDFLKLLRNTILVASIATLIIIIVSIIIGNFCRINKSKISKIFSKIATLGYSIPGAIIAISVIVFFISIDRSLVDIYIIFGVTSKTLILSSSLTMLIFAYIIRFLAVGFNNVQAGFEKVGFKYFEASRLLGYGITETFLKVDLNMIKGAIVSGGILTFIDIIKELPLTMTLRPFNFDTLATKAYEFANDERVYEAAIPSLIIIGISMISIFIFHNISKNRREKSAS; encoded by the coding sequence ATGAATATCAAAAAACTTAAAAGAGGATTTAAAAAAGATTTTAATATATGGGCTCTTTTAAGTACATTAGGGGTAGTGCTTATTCTTGCACCTACCCTTGATGTTTTATTAAAAATATTTGAAGAGCCTAATGAAAACTGGTATCATGTTAAAGAATTTTTACTTAAGGACTATACAATAAATTCGTTGAAAATAGCATTTTTTACTGCAATATTTACTTTAATACTTGGAGTTGTTTTAGCTTGGCTAATTAGTATGTATGATTTTCCATTTAGAAAATTTTTTAGTTTATCATTAGTACTACCAATTGCTATACCTGGATATATAGCCGCATATACATATGCTGGAATCTTTAGTTATACTGGTATTATTCAAAAAACTTTAAGAAATAATTTTTCCATATTTTTAGACCCAAAGTATTTTGATATTATGTCGTTAAAGGGAGCTGTATTTATATTTACATTTTTTCTTTTTCCATATGTATATATAACAACCAAGGCATTTTTAGAAAATCAAAGTTCAGCATTAATAGAAAATGCTAGAATGCTAGGACATAATTCATTTTCTATATTTACAAAAATAATACTTCCAATCTCAAGGCCATCAATAATAGCAGGTGTAAGTTTAGTAATATTAGAAGTTTTTAGTGATTATGGAGTTGTTAATTATTTTGGAGTAAGTACATTTTCAACAGCCATATTTAAAACATGGTATGGAATGGGTGATATAGATACAGCAGTTAAATTAAGCGGAATATTAATGATTTTTGTTGTAGCCATTTTTATTTTTGAGAATATATTAAGAGGGCGAAGAAAATATTCCTCATCAAATAGTAAAGTAAGACCTTTGAAAAGACAAAAATTAAGTGGTAAAAAAGCTTTAATAGCCTTTTTAAGTTGCTTTATAGTATTTTTAATATCATTTTTAATACCAGTTCTTCAATTGATATCATGGGCTATTTTTAGTTATAAAAATGTTTTAAATCATGATTTTCTAAAACTATTAAGGAATACTATTTTAGTAGCAAGTATAGCAACTTTAATAATAATAATTGTATCTATTATTATAGGTAACTTTTGTAGAATAAATAAGTCTAAGATATCGAAAATATTTTCAAAAATTGCAACTCTTGGATATTCAATTCCAGGAGCAATAATAGCAATTTCAGTAATAGTATTTTTTATATCAATAGATAGAAGTTTAGTAGATATATATATAATCTTTGGTGTTACTAGTAAGACTCTTATTTTAAGCAGTTCACTAACTATGTTAATTTTTGCATATATAATTAGATTTCTAGCAGTTGGATTTAATAATGTACAAGCAGGATTTGAAAAAGTAGGATTTAAATATTTTGAAGCATCAAGATTACTTGGATATGGAATTACTGAAACTTTTCTGAAAGTGGATTTAAATATGATAAAAGGTGCTATAGTAAGTGGAGGAATTCTTACGTTTATTGATATAATAAAAGAACTTCCATTAACTATGACATTAAGACCTTTTAATTTTGATACATTAGCAACAAAAGCTTATGAATTTGCAAATGATGAAAGAGTATATGAAGCTGCAATTCCTTCTTTAATAATTATAGGAATTAGTATGATTTCAATATTTATTTTTCATAATATAAGTAAAAATAGGAGGGAAAAGAGTGCAAGTTAA